Proteins encoded together in one Variovorax paradoxus EPS window:
- a CDS encoding succinate dehydrogenase assembly factor 2 translates to MQTADELQQPLSERALSKLKWRCRRGLLENDLFIARFFERHESHMTNGQAGAMETLMDLSDNDLLDLLLRRKEPEPEWAGAEVVALLQLMRTDGAQRPAISPSS, encoded by the coding sequence ATGCAAACCGCCGACGAACTCCAGCAGCCGCTCAGCGAACGTGCGCTGAGCAAGCTGAAATGGCGTTGCCGGCGCGGCCTGCTCGAAAACGACCTGTTCATCGCCCGCTTCTTCGAGCGGCACGAATCCCACATGACCAATGGTCAGGCGGGAGCGATGGAGACATTGATGGACCTGTCGGACAACGACCTCCTCGACCTTTTGCTGCGCAGGAAGGAGCCCGAGCCCGAATGGGCCGGTGCCGAGGTGGTCGCATTGCTGCAATTGATGCGCACCGACGGCGCCCAGCGCCCCGCAATCTCTCCTTCGTCCTGA